From a single Pelmatolapia mariae isolate MD_Pm_ZW linkage group LG20, Pm_UMD_F_2, whole genome shotgun sequence genomic region:
- the LOC134619371 gene encoding uncharacterized protein LOC134619371 isoform X2, with the protein MLNISWAINIDASTKYLTATHIRTETQDYHCKYNPPLASASLDHLGQIWFHYAVNPTYGYNLIQVANLPLPPPVKGNLVYKTEIIYIPKPPKTTVTPTSPYVTTVKITTGLTTPAPRVKHAAIIFTGGVVILIILSSFCIIYKNRNVKAGKLLDYQNIPVVPPHVLLVYPAVNSAFQRAVVALAEFLQLHGGCKVATDIWQQEKIAQKGPMRWLAEEAKSANQVLIVSPQPSHCPPDPSMLESSIPAAAHDLYPLILNMVASNAKNPSELSKFWVVQLGEQKDKSSCMLPLELRVCKTFCLMKDLKKLYKGLHTCKQIDKKIINLICKRGVSYSENSTLALRESVETLRGHQVNISKEVQPLNSVITTI; encoded by the exons ATGCTCAACATAAGCTGGGCGATCAACATTGATG CTAGTACTAAATATTTGACAGCCACTCACatcagaacagaaacacaagacTACCACTGTAAATACAACCCACCTTTGGCCAGTGCAAGCTTGGATCACTTAGGACAG ATATGGTTTCATTATGCTGTAAACCCTACCTATGGCTACAATTTAATACAAGTTGCAAATCTCCCTTTGCCTCCACCGGTGAAAGGCAATTTAGTTTATAAGACGGAAATTATTTATATTCCTAAACCACCAAAaa CAACGGTTACACCAACTTCTCCTTATGTAACTACAG TTAAGATCACTACTGGGCTAACTACTCCAG CGCCGAGAGTTAAACATGCTGCCATCATCTTTACCGGAGGAGTGGTCATCCTCATTATCCTGAGTTCATTCTGCATAATCt ATAAAAATAGGAATGTTAAAGCTGGCAAATTACTGGACTACCAGAACATTCCTGTGGTGCCGCCTCATGTCCTTTTGGTGTACCCTGCTGTAAATTCAGCATTCCAGCGTGCTGTTGTGGCACTTGCAGAGTTCCTGCAGTTGCATGGCGGCTGCAAGGTTGCAACTGACATTTGGCAGCAAGAAAAGATTGCACAGAAGGGGCCGATGCGCTGGCTGGCTGAGGAAGCTAAGTCTGCAAACCAAGTCCTTATTGTCAGTCCACAG CCCAGCCACTGTCCTCCTGACCCCAGCATGCTAGAATCCTCCATCCCAGCTGCAGCTCATGACCTTTACCCTCTGATTCTTAACATGGTGGCAAGCAACGCAAAGAACCCCAGTGAGCTGTCCAAGTTCTGGGTGGTGCAGCTGGGCGAGCAGAAGGACAAGAGTTCTTGTATGTTGCCCCTGGAACTGAGGGTCTGCAAAACGTTTTGTCTGATGAAGGATTTGAAAAAACTTTACAAGGGTCTTCACACTTGCAAGCAGATTGACAAAAAGATAATAAATCTGATTTGTAAACGGGGCGTTTCCTACAGTGAGAACAGCACATTGGCATTGAGGGAAAGTGTAGAAACACTAAGGGGGCATCAGGTTAACATTTCCAAAGAAGTGCAACCATTAAATTCTGTGATCACCACAATTTGA
- the LOC134619371 gene encoding uncharacterized protein LOC134619371 isoform X3 yields the protein MWGVTLFYLFCIAAQVTSHNIEVKCEEYHGFPPENETLVPSLVAGLKLKTVPVGERVMLNISWAINIDATVTPTSPYVTTVKITTGLTTPAPRVKHAAIIFTGGVVILIILSSFCIIYKNRNVKAGKLLDYQNIPVVPPHVLLVYPAVNSAFQRAVVALAEFLQLHGGCKVATDIWQQEKIAQKGPMRWLAEEAKSANQVLIVSPQPSHCPPDPSMLESSIPAAAHDLYPLILNMVASNAKNPSELSKFWVVQLGEQKDKSSCMLPLELRVCKTFCLMKDLKKLYKGLHTCKQIDKKIINLICKRGVSYSENSTLALRESVETLRGHQVNISKEVQPLNSVITTI from the exons ATGTGGGGAGTCACgctgttttatctgttttgtATCGCTGCCCAGGTAACATCACATAACATT GAGGTGAAATGTGAAGAATATCATG GTTTTCCCCCAGAAAACGAGACCTTGGTTCCATCTCTAGTGGCAGGCTTGAAATTGAAGACGGTGCCAGTAGGCGAAAGAGTCATGCTCAACATAAGCTGGGCGATCAACATTGATG CAACGGTTACACCAACTTCTCCTTATGTAACTACAG TTAAGATCACTACTGGGCTAACTACTCCAG CGCCGAGAGTTAAACATGCTGCCATCATCTTTACCGGAGGAGTGGTCATCCTCATTATCCTGAGTTCATTCTGCATAATCt ATAAAAATAGGAATGTTAAAGCTGGCAAATTACTGGACTACCAGAACATTCCTGTGGTGCCGCCTCATGTCCTTTTGGTGTACCCTGCTGTAAATTCAGCATTCCAGCGTGCTGTTGTGGCACTTGCAGAGTTCCTGCAGTTGCATGGCGGCTGCAAGGTTGCAACTGACATTTGGCAGCAAGAAAAGATTGCACAGAAGGGGCCGATGCGCTGGCTGGCTGAGGAAGCTAAGTCTGCAAACCAAGTCCTTATTGTCAGTCCACAG CCCAGCCACTGTCCTCCTGACCCCAGCATGCTAGAATCCTCCATCCCAGCTGCAGCTCATGACCTTTACCCTCTGATTCTTAACATGGTGGCAAGCAACGCAAAGAACCCCAGTGAGCTGTCCAAGTTCTGGGTGGTGCAGCTGGGCGAGCAGAAGGACAAGAGTTCTTGTATGTTGCCCCTGGAACTGAGGGTCTGCAAAACGTTTTGTCTGATGAAGGATTTGAAAAAACTTTACAAGGGTCTTCACACTTGCAAGCAGATTGACAAAAAGATAATAAATCTGATTTGTAAACGGGGCGTTTCCTACAGTGAGAACAGCACATTGGCATTGAGGGAAAGTGTAGAAACACTAAGGGGGCATCAGGTTAACATTTCCAAAGAAGTGCAACCATTAAATTCTGTGATCACCACAATTTGA
- the LOC134619371 gene encoding uncharacterized protein LOC134619371 isoform X1 has translation MWGVTLFYLFCIAAQVTSHNIEVKCEEYHGFPPENETLVPSLVAGLKLKTVPVGERVMLNISWAINIDASTKYLTATHIRTETQDYHCKYNPPLASASLDHLGQIWFHYAVNPTYGYNLIQVANLPLPPPVKGNLVYKTEIIYIPKPPKTTVTPTSPYVTTVKITTGLTTPAPRVKHAAIIFTGGVVILIILSSFCIIYKNRNVKAGKLLDYQNIPVVPPHVLLVYPAVNSAFQRAVVALAEFLQLHGGCKVATDIWQQEKIAQKGPMRWLAEEAKSANQVLIVSPQPSHCPPDPSMLESSIPAAAHDLYPLILNMVASNAKNPSELSKFWVVQLGEQKDKSSCMLPLELRVCKTFCLMKDLKKLYKGLHTCKQIDKKIINLICKRGVSYSENSTLALRESVETLRGHQVNISKEVQPLNSVITTI, from the exons ATGTGGGGAGTCACgctgttttatctgttttgtATCGCTGCCCAGGTAACATCACATAACATT GAGGTGAAATGTGAAGAATATCATG GTTTTCCCCCAGAAAACGAGACCTTGGTTCCATCTCTAGTGGCAGGCTTGAAATTGAAGACGGTGCCAGTAGGCGAAAGAGTCATGCTCAACATAAGCTGGGCGATCAACATTGATG CTAGTACTAAATATTTGACAGCCACTCACatcagaacagaaacacaagacTACCACTGTAAATACAACCCACCTTTGGCCAGTGCAAGCTTGGATCACTTAGGACAG ATATGGTTTCATTATGCTGTAAACCCTACCTATGGCTACAATTTAATACAAGTTGCAAATCTCCCTTTGCCTCCACCGGTGAAAGGCAATTTAGTTTATAAGACGGAAATTATTTATATTCCTAAACCACCAAAaa CAACGGTTACACCAACTTCTCCTTATGTAACTACAG TTAAGATCACTACTGGGCTAACTACTCCAG CGCCGAGAGTTAAACATGCTGCCATCATCTTTACCGGAGGAGTGGTCATCCTCATTATCCTGAGTTCATTCTGCATAATCt ATAAAAATAGGAATGTTAAAGCTGGCAAATTACTGGACTACCAGAACATTCCTGTGGTGCCGCCTCATGTCCTTTTGGTGTACCCTGCTGTAAATTCAGCATTCCAGCGTGCTGTTGTGGCACTTGCAGAGTTCCTGCAGTTGCATGGCGGCTGCAAGGTTGCAACTGACATTTGGCAGCAAGAAAAGATTGCACAGAAGGGGCCGATGCGCTGGCTGGCTGAGGAAGCTAAGTCTGCAAACCAAGTCCTTATTGTCAGTCCACAG CCCAGCCACTGTCCTCCTGACCCCAGCATGCTAGAATCCTCCATCCCAGCTGCAGCTCATGACCTTTACCCTCTGATTCTTAACATGGTGGCAAGCAACGCAAAGAACCCCAGTGAGCTGTCCAAGTTCTGGGTGGTGCAGCTGGGCGAGCAGAAGGACAAGAGTTCTTGTATGTTGCCCCTGGAACTGAGGGTCTGCAAAACGTTTTGTCTGATGAAGGATTTGAAAAAACTTTACAAGGGTCTTCACACTTGCAAGCAGATTGACAAAAAGATAATAAATCTGATTTGTAAACGGGGCGTTTCCTACAGTGAGAACAGCACATTGGCATTGAGGGAAAGTGTAGAAACACTAAGGGGGCATCAGGTTAACATTTCCAAAGAAGTGCAACCATTAAATTCTGTGATCACCACAATTTGA